In Nicotiana tabacum cultivar K326 chromosome 19, ASM71507v2, whole genome shotgun sequence, one DNA window encodes the following:
- the LOC107784022 gene encoding uncharacterized protein LOC107784022 has translation MAGITITRWLTVSPASSTSILRRLLSSYSLRYHYSSFPTQIPKTVSSFSVSTISSFRSTPFSTTTTTPETPISNTPTAAPPKRNTLVNFSLSDSEDSDSEADTKSSTKQIDKSKLPPPYDPFNKKPVIEEPEDPTNLQEVFQAIRSDGLINNAVKMFDGLSKDGLTHEALELFSQIKDKNQMPDVVAHTAVIEAYANAGQPKEAHKVYLRMLANGVLPNAYTYSVLIKSLAESGEGKFVKEAKKYVLEMVEKRGMKPNAATCLGSYEGLVKAGMEEEGKELLEIVKSKGAVPEEIKMREVLKNKRGPLHRTIMQVFYGK, from the coding sequence ATGGCCGGAATAACCATTACCCGGTGGCTCACCGTCTCTCCAGCGTCTTCCACCTCAATACTTCGCCGTCTGCTTTCCTCTTATTCCCTTCGTTACCACTACTCCTCTTTCCCAACCCAAATCCCCAAAACAGTGTCCTCCTTTTCAGTTTCCACAATTAGCTCATTCAGAAGCACACCATTTTCCACCACTACTACCACCCCAGAAACACCCATTTCGAATACCCCAACTGCAGCTCCACCGAAGCGAAACACATTAGTCAATTTCTCATTATCTGATTCAGAGGACTCCGATTCTGAGGCGGATACGAAGTCGTCGACTAAACAGATAGACAAATCCAAATTACCACCACCATACGATCCATTTAATAAGAAACCCGTAATTGAGGAACCTGAAGACCCGACGAACTTGCAAGAAGTGTTTCAGGCGATACGCTCTGATGGGCTGATCAACAATGCAGTGAAGATGTTCGACGGATTGTCAAAGGACGGGTTGACTCACGAGGCATTGGAACTATTCTCTCAAATCAAGGACAAGAATCAAATGCCAGATGTTGTGGCTCATACAGCGGTGATCGAGGCATATGCCAATGCGGGACAGCCCAAGGAGGCTCACAAGGTCTACCTGCGGATGCTGGCAAATGGGGTGCTTCCCAATGCGTATACGTATAGTGTTTTGATCAAGTCGTTAGCGGAGAGTGGAGAAGGGAAGTTTGTGAAAGAGGCGAAAAAGTATGTGCTGGAGATGGTGGAGAAAAGGGGGATGAAGCCCAATGCAGCTACTTGTTTGGGTAGTTATGAAGGGTTGGTGAAGGCAGGAATGGAGGAAGAAGGAAAAGAGTTATTGGAGATAGTGAAGAGCAAAGGAGCTGTGCCTGAAGAGATTAAGATGAGGGAGGTGTTGAAGAATAAAAGAGGACCACTTCATAGGACCATAATGCAGGTTTTCTATGGCAAGTAA
- the LOC142173716 gene encoding uncharacterized protein LOC142173716: protein MGLNEVYTVVRGSILMMNQLPNIAQAFSILIREEKQREVRPNNNLVMESTSLSANGPGNAKFKTNYNQRGGSTGPNPYNSNKSNYLPAKSQMFCDFCKKPRHTRDKCYRIHGFPQDFKFTKGRNAASAANVRVDCEEMEEGNQSKGLQSLTNEQYNQLLSLLEKFPGKNTREGPKNNMTYGAANFAGILACSTYKEIAETTMCRCSKSIADLWILDSGASNHMTYRKSFLKNVRTLPYPFLVTLPNGYRVKVTEIGDASLGPMLTLVRSGSFSVPVNLCSRSFFPALTDVVNTGKSHNPPMQSLSSVNESSQSHNNVNFSTSVKIVRSDNGLEFVNNEAMLFFQEKGYPFGTKGYKVLDLATKRVHVSTDAMFHEDVFPFAISPEHSSFPYVLHMINHNFPCPNSIVNTLDDYCNHDRDASTSVTESLISDTPYINPLSNSTSTPNHISHIQARLVMKGYTQEAGIDYTETFSPVVKMTTVRALISIVVKKGWDLYQLNVNNVFLHGDLHEEGESSVFVVVYVDDAILIGTNLEKIKAPKTYLHNQIKIKDLGKLHYFLGLEMLYNDDGVWISQRKFTTDLLKEYDCLGYSVVSSPLDSSTKLRAE from the exons ATGGGTCTGAATGAAGTTTATACAGTTGTGAGAGGTAGTATATTGATGATGAATCAATTGCCCAACATAGCTCAGGCTTTCTCTATCCTTATTCGGGAAGAAAAACAGAGAGAAGTCAGACCAAACAACAACTTAGTTATGGAGTCCACCTCTTTGAGTGCAAATGGACCCGGCAATGCCAAGTTCAAGACCAATTACAATCAAAGAGGAGGCAGTACTGGGCCAAACCCATACAATTCAAACAAATCAAACTATCTACCTGCTAAGTCTCAAATGTTCTGTGACTTTTGTAAAAAGCCAAGACATACCAGGGACAAGTGTTACAGAATTCATGGTTTTCCACAAGACTTCAAGTTCACAAAAGGGAGAAATGCAGCATCTGCTGCAAATGTTCGTGTAGATTGTGAGGAGATGGAAGAAGGAAATCAAAGTAAGGGACTTCAGAGCCTAACAAATGAGCAGTACAACCAATTACTTAGCTTACTAGAGAAATTCCCAGGAAAAAACACAAGAGAAGGTCCTAAAAACAACATGACTTATGGAGCTGCAAACTTCGCAGGTATTCTAGCTTGCTCTACCTATAAAGAGATTGCTGAAACAACCATGTGTAGATGTTCTAAATCAATTGCTGACTTGTGGATATTAGACAGTGGAGCCTCAAATCATATGACATATAGAAAATCCTTTTTAAAGAATGTTAGAACCTTGCCATATCCGTTCCTAGTTACCTTACCTAACGGATATAGAGTGAAAGTGACAGAAATTGGAGATGCATCTCTTGGTCCTATGCTAACCTTAGTTAGA TCTGGTTCATTTTCTGTTCCTGTCAATCTTTGCTCTCGTTCGTTTTTTCCTGCATTGACTGATGTTGTAAATACAGGAAAGAGTCACAATCCACCTATGCAATCCTTGTCAAGTGTAAATGAGTCATCTCAGTCACATAACAATGTCAAT TTCAGTACATCAGTCAAGATTGTTAGGTCAGATAATGGGCTGGAATTTGTGAACAATGAAGCCATGCTATTTTTTCAAGAGAAAG GATATCCCTTTGGGACCAAAGGATATAAGGTCCTTGATTTGGCCACAAAGAGGGTACATGTGTCTACAGATGCTATGTTTCATGAAGATGTTTTCCCTTTTGCCATTTCACCTGAACATTCCTCTTTCCCTTATGTGTTGCATATGATAAACCACAATTTCCCATGTCCCAATTCCATAGTAAATACACTTGATGATTATTGTAATCATGATAGAGATGCATCAACTTCTGTCACTGAAAGTCTTATATCTGATACACCATACATTAACCCCTTGTCAAATTCTACAAGCACACCAAATCATATTTCACAT ATACAAGCAAGGCTTGTGATGAAGGGATACACACAAGAAGCCGGGATTGACTATACAGAAACTTTCTCCCCAGTGGTGAAGATGACCACTGTTAGAGCCCTGATTAGCATTGTAGTAAAGAAAGGATGGGACCTTTATCAGCTGAATGTGAATAATGTATTCCTACATGGAGACCTACATGAAGAG GGTGAGTCATCAGTTTTTGTagttgtatatgttgatgatgcgaTACTTATTGGGACTAATCTTGAGAAAATTAAGGCACCGAAGACTTACTTACATAATCAGATCAAAATAAAAGACTTGGGCAAATTACACTACTTTTTGGGGCTAGAGATGCTTTACAATGATGATGGAGTGTGGATCTCCCAAAGAAAGTTCACCACTGACCTACTGAAAGAGTATGATTGCCTGGGGTATTCTGTTGTTTCATCTCCACTAGATTCTTCAACCAAACTGAGGGCTGAATAG
- the LOC142173717 gene encoding uncharacterized protein LOC142173717, with protein MAGDKETQSTAGNLDSTNPLYMHPSESARTTLVPVIFDGTGYRSWRRGVLRALLVKNKVGFITGKCKKPNTDEATYDQWARCNDMVTSWILNSLSKDLTDSLQYVNDAKELWQKLEDKYDQTNGAKLYQLQKEISDLSQGALDITGYYTKIK; from the coding sequence ATGGCTGGAGACAAGGAAACTCAAAGTACAGCTGGTAATTTGGATTCGACTAACCCATTGTACATGCACCCGTCGGAGAGTGCCAGAACGACGCTAGTTCCTGTTATTTTTGACGGAACTGGATACAGATCCTGGAGAAGAGGAGTCCTTAGGGCTTTGTTAGTAAAGAACAAAGTCGGATTCATCACAGGAAAGTGTAAGAAGCCTAACACTGATGAAGCGACCTACGATCAGTGGGCTCGTTGCAATGATATGGTTACATCGTGGATTTTGAATTCACTCTCAAAGGATCTAACTGATAGTCTACAATATGTCAACGACGCTAAGGAGTTATGGCAAAAGTTAGAAGACAAATATGATCAGACTAATGGAGCGAAACTTTATCAACTGCAAAAGGAAATTAGTGACCTTAGTCAAGGGGCTTTGGACATCACAGGGTATTACACGAAAATAAAATGA